DNA sequence from the Leptospirillum ferrooxidans C2-3 genome:
TCGTTTGGAGGAGAGTTTCTCGGGACAGGCGAACCACTGCATTTCCCCTCAGGCGGGAAAATCTACAGCACAAATGAGTCCTATTTTCCTCTCTGGGAAAAAGGTATCCAGGATTACATTACATGGGTCAAGTCCGGAAGGAAGCCTGTCATGACAAGCCGTTATATTGGTGCACTCGTGGGAGATCTTCACCGGAATCTTCTCAAGGGCGGAATCTACCTCTACCCGGCGGAAGGGGCTCCGGGAAAGAACCATGGAAAACTCCGCCTTCTCTATGAAGCTTACCCTATGGCCCTGATCTGCCAGTTCGCCGGAGGTATTGCCACAGATGGGGACCGCTCTATTTTATCAATCAAGCCAGGATCAGACCTTCATGCAAGAGTCCCCCTCATCGCGGGACCAATGGATCTGGTTTCCGAATTTCACACGAAAACAGGACATCCGCTGTAGTCCTCAAGAAAACGGCCAGCTCACAAATGGAGGCCGATCGTAATGGGAACAAAAAAGAACGGACTTTCTCCATTGGGAAGCCCGCCCGGAGTGAACAGGGTAACATAGTCAATCTCCACTGCCACAAAAGACATATTCAGACCAAGCCCCACATCCAGGTAAGCCGAGGAGGCAGTTCCTGAAAAGACATTTTGAACATCAAGACCGCTCAGTGCTCCTCCTCCATCGATTGCCAGATAGAGAAAGGTCGTCTGACTCCCCAAAAGCTTCAAGACAGGTCCCAGGGTGACCTCCCCCGCCTGAAAAGACCTGTCCCCGATTTGTCCGGGAAAGTCCTCTATGCCCAACATCATCCGAAATCCGATATTCTGGTTGATCCAGCTGTTGACAGAAAGACCTCCCTCATAGCCATTTTGGACAAACGAATTGATGGGAGTGATCCCCGAAGGAACCGGAACACCGAACAAGTCATTACGTGTTGGAAAGGTGACTCCGCCATAGAGAGTCACTCCCACTCCGTTAAAAGAGGGAGACGCGTCCGCTGATGGTGGCGGCGGACAAGCATCAGTGATCCATTCCCAGTCCGTTGTGGGGGGATACCCCACCTCCTCATCAGCCAATGGATCACACCCATCGGCGTAAGCAGTCCCTTCTGCTCCATGCAGGGGAAGGAAACAAAACACAAGAAAGAGGATGACATACGAATTCCACCAGCAAAGATCTGATTTTTTTCCCACCACTTGCCTCCATCGGAGGAACCGGAAAGGACTTAAAAAAGAACGACCTTTCACATTTTGTCATCTGATCTTGATTATCAGGTCATAATGGTGTGACAATCTAATGTTGACAGAAGACGGGAAAAATCATCCTGCGGATAGTCCGCAGTTCAAGGAGAACACAATGTCAGAAAATACATCAACCAATCAGGCCATTCCGGTTTTACACCAGTTCCGATCCACCATCATCGTCGAATGCGAACTCTGCGACGCACCCCAGATCATCCTCTCGGACCGGTCCGACGGTGTCATGATCTGCCGAAGCTGCCGGGAAGAAATTGCCCGGGACGATTTTCAGGGTTCAGACCACATCGACTAAACCCTTCTACCCAAATAACGTCCGATTCCCAAATGTCAGTGGAGACGGTAAGCCAATAGCCTTGGCCGAGTCATCTCTTCCATCGCGTAGGCAACCCCCTCCCACCCCTTGCCCGACTCTTTCACGCCTCCATAAGGCCAGTGATCGAGCCGGAATGTCGGGATTTCATTCACAAGGACACCTCCCATCTCAAGCTCCCCGGCCATCAGGATTCCTGTCTCGAGCGAGCCGGTCATGATCGAAGCCTGTATCCCGAATCGTGAGCCATTGACCCTTTTCACCGCCTCAGCGGGAGAATCGAAGGGATTCACGGTAACAACCGGTCCAAAGACTTCTTCCTGTTCAATGGGATCATCCGCATCTGTCCCACTCAGGATAACAGGATGCAACATGGCTCCCAGCCGTTTTACAGGAAGAGAAGAAACCGCTCCCCGAGAAATGGCAGACAAGACCTTTTCATGAACTCGCGTGGCATGAGTCTCTGAAATCAGTGAACCCATCAGAGTCGAAGACGAAGCAGGGTCTCCTATCCCCCCTTCATTCCCCATTTTACGAACCCTCTCCACAAACGTTTCAAGGAAACGGTCATATCGTGAACGGTCGACCAAAATGCGCTGAATGGAGATACAGATCTGACCGGAATAGGCAAATGCCCCGGTCATCAGACGGTCCACAAGACCTTCTTCGATCGCATCCTTCAAAATCACAACCGCCGCATTGCCACCCAATTCGAGAAGAACCTGCTTTCTCGGGACACGATCCCGCAAAGACCAACCGACCTCCGCTGAGCCCGTAAAAGAAATTACCGGAATTTCCGGAGCATCAACCATCAAAAGAACTTCCGGGATATCACAGGGAACAATGGAAAGTGCTTCCGGAGGAAGTCCCGCCGAAAGGAGGATCTTCCCAAGCGCCAGCGCTGAAAGGGCCCCTTTTGGAGCGGGCTTTACAACGACAGGACAGCCCGAGGCAAGGGCGGGCGCGACCTTGTGGGCAAGAAGATTCAGCGGGAAGTTGTAGGGGGTAATGGCAAGAACCGGACCGATTGGAACCCGTTCAACCATCCCGGTCATCCGTGCACCCTGAGGCACAATGTCACCCGGAATCAGCTGGCTGCCAAAATCCGTTGCCAACCTCGATGCCAGGAGAAACGTCGTGGCTGCGCGTTCAACCTCAAAGCGGGCGGCAGAAATCGGCTTTCCAACTTCACAGACAAGAAGGTTTGCAAGAGCTTCCCGGTTGACATCCAAAAGTCTCGCTGTTTCGGAAAGAATCAGAGAGCGACGGTGGCGGGTCATCGCCCCCATGACCCTGGAGGCATTCGAAAGACCTGACAAAACAAGGTCAATGGTCTTTCTGTCCCCAAGAGCATATTGCCATGGGTTACGGCCTTCCGGCCCCGGAATCATCTCCGTAAAAGGGACTCCGGTCTCCTGTTTCTGACCGCTTTCCCATTTTCCCCATAAAAGATAGGGGAAATGGCCTTCTTTTTTTTCCGGCAAAACTGACATCATCCGCAACTCCCCCGATCTTTTCGACCTGAACAATCTGAACCACTCCTCGAAGGGGGCGAAGGTTTATGATAGACTACACCCGCCTGAAGAATTCAACGATTTATGAAACAAGCATACGTCGAAATGGACTCCGGTTGCCAGCTTGGCGAATGGATCCGTCGAGTGATAATGGTTGATCCTTGATGAGGATTTTGACCTTCGCAAGGACCAGTGGTGAAAACGCCTTCCGCTTTTTCCCGGCATTATTTGGCCAGGAGGACCTTTTCAGAGTGCAAGGTTCTTTAGACAGGAGACAAACAGGCTTGAGACCCCCGGTAGGCTTTGACAGGATCACCCGAAAACATTCGACCGCAATCGATTCATTCCGTGGCTTATTCCAGATCGTCTTTGGACTGTTCCTTGTCATTTCACTTTCTGCATTCATGGTTCCCGTTCCAAAAGATAAGAAACCTCTGTTAACGCTTCCACTTCCCCCGGGTGTTCATCTTGACGACCATTTTCTGTTCGCCTCAAGAGATGGCCGAAAATTTCTCTTTTTTAACCCGGATGGACCAGCTGTTCTCCACCTTTTCAAACTTGACCATCCTATGGGGTCACAGCATTTTTTTCATGAGCAATGGATCAATCTTCCGATCCCATCACCCGAAACACTTTCCAAAATCAGCTCGATGGCCCTTGGAAGCCGTCTGGCCTACCTGGCGGGACTCAGCCCATCAGGAGAACCAATCCTCAGGGTCCTGAACCTGTCCCTCGATCAAAGTCACATTACAGGATATACGGACTTCATGCCAAAAAGCGGCAGGACACCCATCAGGGAGATCAAACTCGACAAGGCCAACGAAACGCTCTGGATCACATTCAACAACGGAGAAGTGCTTAACGGCCACAGTCTCCTTTTGACTCCGGGAACCATTCTTTCATCCTCTCCTCTGGAAGCCCTGACGGAAAGCCTGACAAAGGGAGCTCCGGAAGGTCCCGAAAATCTCCCTGCAATCCGTAAAAGCCAGATTGATAACAAGGATTGCCTGTCCTGCAGACTGTTTCTTCTCACGCGGGAGAGACCTGACGGAAAAACCGTCCGCAATCGTATGGCAAGGACCAGTCTCGCTATCGATACTTCAATGGGAATGATGCCGATCGGACTATCCGGAGTACTTTTTGCAGGGGATCCATCCGTTGTCTGCCAAGTCCCGACGCAAGATCTCTCATCGAAAATATCCCCCTGCCACAAAGTTGACACAGAGGTACTCCCATCCGCTGGCATCCTATGGGGACCGAGTGAAACCTTTCTTCTTCATTTCAAAAGGAATTCGAACTGGAGCCTTGCAACAATCAACCGTGCCTATCTTGAAGAAGCTGTCTCCCATAGGCGGCCGCTTGAAAGGGACTTTCCCACGTCCCTTCTCATGAAAAAAGCCATCATAACCCAAATGCCCGACAATGCACGGCCCGTCCCCGGTTTCTGGGCAGCAGACCCAGAAAAGCTGACCGTGTTTGGTCATCGGCATCTCTATATTCTTGCCATTGGCCGGTAACGATCAAAGGTCTTCAGGAAAGGCTTTTTCCCTCGCCGGAAAGGATCGTCCTGTTCCGGCCCTCTTTCTTCGCCTGGTAAAGAGCCTCATCCGCCTCTTTCATCACAGTTGCCAAAACGCAGTCGGGAGTCAACTCCGAAATCCCCGCCGATATGGTGACCCGAAGATCCCGGGGAGGAGACCAGTTGTCCAGGACCTTCTTGCGAATCTTCTCGGCCACCACAAGAGCTTCTTCCCTGTCTCCAAGAACAATCAGGGCAAATTCTTCTCCACCGATCCTTGATGGCATATCCTCACCCTGCCGCATGCTTCCCCGAATAATACCCGCCAGCTCCCTCAGAACCTGATCTCCTGTTTCATGACCATAGGTATCATTAATCTCCTTGAAGTGGTCAATGTCGAGCATGACAAAGCTGTAATGCTTTCCATGGCGTCTTATGAGTGCCATTACCCTTTGGAAGAAATCATCCAGATATCGCCTGTTGTATAATCCCGTCAAGGGATCAAGGATCGCCTCATTCCTGTGGCGGTGCAAAAGCCTGAGCTTTGAAAGGGCCATCCCCACATGAGCCGAAACATCCCGAAGAAAGGAGCGATCCTCTTCTGACCATTCGACTGCGGCTTCCGATCTCAGGGTAATCGTTCCCAGGGTCTCCTCCGCTGAAAGGATCGGTGCGCACAGATAGGTCCGCTCTTTCTGGGCATGCTCACATTGATGGCATCGAACCAGACCATTCCAGTCCTGATCTGTGATCATCCCCCCCTTTCGGATCGCCCAGCACTCATCGATCTCGTTCTCTTTCCTCAGATTGAAATGGATTTCTACGGGAGAATGGCCGAATACCGTCACAAGCGCCTGCCGGGAAACATCGATCACATCCTGTTCCCTGGACATGAATCCCGACGCCTGAATGATCATCGAGAGCAACTCGTTGTGCTGAAGCTTTCTTCTGGTTTGCCCCAATGCCAGTTCAAGAGAGTCCTTCATCATATTGATCGACTCGATCAATTCACGCATTTCCGCATCCTTCGGAACCGATTCGATCGAAGAGGAATCCGGTGATTCTCCCTTGGCTACAGACCATGCCCAGATTGCAAGATTCTCAATGGGTTTCAGAACCGCATTCTCCATCAGATCCTTCAGGAGCCCCTCAAGCCATAGAAACAGGATCAGCTCGGAAACAAAAAAGAGGAGGTTGAAAAGGATCACCAGAATGATCCGGTGTATGGTCTGTCGTTCTTTCAACCTCAGATGGTCAAGAAACGGACCGATATCATTATGGACGGTCTCAAACAGCAGGTTCGTCAAGGAAAGCGTCAGCTGTTGGCGCTGACGCTGATCAATACCGGGAACAAACAGGGCGTTTCCAAGCGCCTGTACCTGAAAAAGCATCCCCTTGACCCGTTTCCCGAACAATCGGGAACGGGCTTCTCCCGACAAGGCTGAATAATCCGGCATCTTGGAGATGGTTGACTGCAGGATGGTGTCAAAACGAATTTTCTGGGAGAGACTTTGTGTTTCCAGATAAACGATCAGCGGCTCCTGGAGAGAAAGGAAGCGACTTTCAATCTTTTCAGTGGTCCGGATCTCATCTTCTTCTTTCAGGATGGTTTGTCCCGTGAAGACATACAAAAGGACGAAGCCAGCCCAGAGGATAAAAAAAGCCCCTGCCCCTAACCGAAGGCGACGGAGAAGAAATTGGAGGCGACCACGAATCGTCTGATCTTTCATGAGTGGACCCCGCTTCTATTTCTCTTCTGAGTGTTGTCCCAAAGGAATCAGGAGCGCCAGGTATTCTTGAGGATCAAAAGAGTCCTGGATAAATCGTGTATGGCTCTGCAGTGATTCGAGCTGTTCGAAAAATCTTTTCGGAATCCCCAGAAATGCATCCACGACATCCGGGTCAAACAGAACCCTCTTATTTTGACCAATCTCGTCCAATGCTTCTCCGTGAGATTGGGGAATATTGTAAGAACGCCTTGAAACCATCGCATCATAGCTGTCAACCACTCCAAAGATGCGCGACTCGATCAGGATCTCCGATTCTTTTAGCCCATGAGGATATCCGGTTCCATTCCATCTCTCATGATGTTGATAAACCACATCCTTCGCAAACGCAAGCGTCGGGATCCTTGAAAGGATGGCGCTTCCATGGGCCGGGTGCTCCTTCATGGCCTTCCATTCCACAACATCAAGGGGGCCGGGCTTGTTCAGGATTTCCTGATCGATCCTGACTTTTCCGATATCGTGAAGAAGCGCTCCTGCCCGGAGAGTCATCAGTCGATGGCTCGGCAGGGACATCCTCTTCCCAACCTCGAGGGCCAATACACTCACTCGATAGGAATGGAAACGACGCTCGTAAGTCCATCGGTCGAGCTGGTCCATCATTTCTTCGAGAAAAACCAGAGTTGTACGGTGCAATATTTCAAAAAGAGAAGAACCAGGAGGAAGAGGCTCCTCCTTGTTGCTCAAATCCATTTTGTCTCCAACCATTTGTTCATTCTGAGCTTCAGACTTTTTCATCTACCATTCAGAATACAGGACCTTGTCTTCCGAAAGAAAGTGCAAATAAAATACATTTTTAATATTCTTTAAAAGATGCCACTTTTTTAAAAATCATACTGAAGAATAAATGGAAGTTCCTCATTCATGAAAAACATGAAAAGATGGCCTGTATCCATGAATCCAAGGGCAATATATAATGCCGGGATGAACTCTTTAAGAACGACAAACCTGTTTCCCTAAAATGGGAATAGCTCAGAAAAGGATCATCGACGAATGGCCAGACAAAATGATTCGACCAGGGAAATCGCCCAGGAAATCAGTACACGATGCGAACACAATCCACAGGGAACATTCAGGATCGGAACATTTGGATTTATTGAACTCGAAGATACATGGGGGGACGAAACAACCATCCTCAATACAGCAAGGGTCTCAACCTCCAACAAGCGTCTGCACTCACCTTCGGAAATGTCCGAAAAGGACCTCTCCCTTCTCTATCACCTCTTTTCCGAACAACATGGGACCCCTTTTGAAACAGTCCTCTTCCGTTACCGATTTATTGCTCCGATCTTTGTTCTGAGACAATGGGTCAAACATCGGATCTCAACATGGAACGAGTTTTCCATGAGATACAGAAAACCCATTTCAGCGTTTTATATCCCCTCGGGAAATGCCCTTCTGGTCGACGGATTTCCCGTCCTTTCCGAAAAACAGGTCCATCGCTATACAGCTCTTCTTGAAGAACTTCAGGATTTCTATGAGGAAGAATACGACCAAGCGTGTCAAAACATTGAGGAAGCCAGGAAAAAAGGAGTGATACCGGAGAACGAGGGCGGAAGGGATCCCTACAGGGCACGTGCAAGGGAGTTATTGAGAGGTGCGGTTCCTGTCGCCGCTTACAGCGATGTCTACTGGACGGTCAACCTTCGCTCCCTCTTGAATTTCTTTTCTCTCAGGACAAAAGAAACCGCCCAATACGAAATCAGGGAGTATGCCCTCGCTGCATACACCCTTTTTGGAAGAAAATTCCCGATCATCAGGGAGATGATCGAGAAAGCAGAAGAGCGAAAACAGTAAAGGGAGAACCGGTGATCAGACGATGTGCCGGATCACCTTTCCCTCGACCAGGTAGACGATGATCTCTGCAACATTGGTCACATGGTCCGCAAATCGTTCCAGCGAACGGCTCATGAAAAGGATCCGCACAGCGGGACTCACCCTTTCCGGATCATGCGCAAGTTCTGTCACGATCGACCGGATCAGCTCACGATGGATCACATTGACCTCTTCGTCCCTGCGGCAAACATCGAGTGCCTTTTTCGTGTCCCTGGCGATAAAGGCGGACAACGCATCAAGAAGCATCTCCCGGGCGATCTCTCCCATTCGGGGAATGGCCGGCGGAATGGGGTAGGGAATCTCTTCCTTAAGCTCGATGACGCGTTCGCAGACATTGACCGCCAAGTCACTCATG
Encoded proteins:
- a CDS encoding GGDEF domain-containing protein, which produces MKDQTIRGRLQFLLRRLRLGAGAFFILWAGFVLLYVFTGQTILKEEDEIRTTEKIESRFLSLQEPLIVYLETQSLSQKIRFDTILQSTISKMPDYSALSGEARSRLFGKRVKGMLFQVQALGNALFVPGIDQRQRQQLTLSLTNLLFETVHNDIGPFLDHLRLKERQTIHRIILVILFNLLFFVSELILFLWLEGLLKDLMENAVLKPIENLAIWAWSVAKGESPDSSSIESVPKDAEMRELIESINMMKDSLELALGQTRRKLQHNELLSMIIQASGFMSREQDVIDVSRQALVTVFGHSPVEIHFNLRKENEIDECWAIRKGGMITDQDWNGLVRCHQCEHAQKERTYLCAPILSAEETLGTITLRSEAAVEWSEEDRSFLRDVSAHVGMALSKLRLLHRHRNEAILDPLTGLYNRRYLDDFFQRVMALIRRHGKHYSFVMLDIDHFKEINDTYGHETGDQVLRELAGIIRGSMRQGEDMPSRIGGEEFALIVLGDREEALVVAEKIRKKVLDNWSPPRDLRVTISAGISELTPDCVLATVMKEADEALYQAKKEGRNRTILSGEGKSLS
- a CDS encoding HD-GYP domain-containing protein translates to MDLSNKEEPLPPGSSLFEILHRTTLVFLEEMMDQLDRWTYERRFHSYRVSVLALEVGKRMSLPSHRLMTLRAGALLHDIGKVRIDQEILNKPGPLDVVEWKAMKEHPAHGSAILSRIPTLAFAKDVVYQHHERWNGTGYPHGLKESEILIESRIFGVVDSYDAMVSRRSYNIPQSHGEALDEIGQNKRVLFDPDVVDAFLGIPKRFFEQLESLQSHTRFIQDSFDPQEYLALLIPLGQHSEEK
- a CDS encoding aldehyde dehydrogenase family protein, whose protein sequence is MMSVLPEKKEGHFPYLLWGKWESGQKQETGVPFTEMIPGPEGRNPWQYALGDRKTIDLVLSGLSNASRVMGAMTRHRRSLILSETARLLDVNREALANLLVCEVGKPISAARFEVERAATTFLLASRLATDFGSQLIPGDIVPQGARMTGMVERVPIGPVLAITPYNFPLNLLAHKVAPALASGCPVVVKPAPKGALSALALGKILLSAGLPPEALSIVPCDIPEVLLMVDAPEIPVISFTGSAEVGWSLRDRVPRKQVLLELGGNAAVVILKDAIEEGLVDRLMTGAFAYSGQICISIQRILVDRSRYDRFLETFVERVRKMGNEGGIGDPASSSTLMGSLISETHATRVHEKVLSAISRGAVSSLPVKRLGAMLHPVILSGTDADDPIEQEEVFGPVVTVNPFDSPAEAVKRVNGSRFGIQASIMTGSLETGILMAGELEMGGVLVNEIPTFRLDHWPYGGVKESGKGWEGVAYAMEEMTRPRLLAYRLH
- the phoU gene encoding phosphate signaling complex protein PhoU; the protein is MHRHFDAELDELKEKVSAMGRMVEEQLEGAISALLGRDADKAGEIISKDHQVNAMEVGIDEDCIRMIALYQPEARDLRFIITAMKIITDLERMSDLAVNVCERVIELKEEIPYPIPPAIPRMGEIAREMLLDALSAFIARDTKKALDVCRRDEEVNVIHRELIRSIVTELAHDPERVSPAVRILFMSRSLERFADHVTNVAEIIVYLVEGKVIRHIV
- the thyX gene encoding FAD-dependent thymidylate synthase, whose translation is MARQNDSTREIAQEISTRCEHNPQGTFRIGTFGFIELEDTWGDETTILNTARVSTSNKRLHSPSEMSEKDLSLLYHLFSEQHGTPFETVLFRYRFIAPIFVLRQWVKHRISTWNEFSMRYRKPISAFYIPSGNALLVDGFPVLSEKQVHRYTALLEELQDFYEEEYDQACQNIEEARKKGVIPENEGGRDPYRARARELLRGAVPVAAYSDVYWTVNLRSLLNFFSLRTKETAQYEIREYALAAYTLFGRKFPIIREMIEKAEERKQ